The Hymenobacter baengnokdamensis genome includes a region encoding these proteins:
- a CDS encoding chloride channel protein produces the protein MVTPHAGTHKSRIYRLLNPLLLWRLRHVSERVYVVYLAVLVGVLAGLAAVGLKLAIHWQQARLATAVTEPNRVFALSLYPIVGISLTVLVTRYLLHGNLGRGIGPIIYNTARENAIVPRSKLYSQLITAFLTVSFGGSAGTEAPISVTGAAIGSNAARVLRAGRRRRRLLTGCGAAAGIAAIFNAPIAGVLFAVETILLELPAQYFIPLLISSATATVVSKALYAGQPFALITHSWVLNTVPFYVVLGPLTALLAVYMIRMYHWFDHFWERWPGLRWQKVLAGGATLGLLIFLFPPLYGEGYNIVELLLSGHAQAITDGSLFSVYGDNNVWLLILLVFFSMMMKVVATSVTVGAGGNGGMFGSSLVAGALCGFLFARLVNMTGLVAIPEVHFVVLGMAGVLAGVVHAPLTAIFLIAEITGGYALFVPLMLVTSFSYLITKHFEPYSVYTRKLTLKGVDVYANRDHDLLSRLDLHRLLDTDFLALRPSATLGELVDVFRHAHRNVFPVVGQNGKLRGIISLDMVRDTLFDGAHYQTTKLSELMRSPAAIIHPTDTVEHCLDLLERTESTALPVCDEEGNYLGFIVKTTILARYRRELIEEGQA, from the coding sequence ATGGTTACCCCCCACGCTGGCACTCACAAAAGCCGTATTTACCGGCTGCTCAACCCGCTGCTGCTGTGGCGGCTGCGGCATGTGAGCGAGCGGGTGTACGTGGTGTACCTGGCCGTGCTGGTGGGCGTGCTGGCGGGGCTGGCCGCGGTAGGGCTTAAGCTGGCTATTCACTGGCAGCAGGCCCGGCTCGCAACGGCCGTTACGGAGCCCAACCGGGTATTTGCCCTCTCGCTTTACCCGATTGTCGGCATCTCGCTTACCGTGTTGGTAACCAGATATTTATTGCACGGCAACCTGGGGCGAGGCATTGGCCCCATCATTTATAATACGGCCCGCGAAAACGCCATTGTGCCGCGCTCCAAGCTCTACTCGCAGCTCATCACGGCGTTTCTTACGGTATCGTTTGGCGGCTCGGCGGGTACGGAGGCCCCCATTTCGGTAACGGGCGCGGCCATTGGCTCCAACGCGGCGCGGGTGCTGCGGGCCGGCCGGCGGCGGCGGCGGCTGCTCACGGGCTGCGGGGCGGCGGCGGGCATCGCGGCCATCTTTAACGCGCCCATCGCAGGCGTGCTGTTTGCGGTCGAAACCATCCTGCTGGAGCTGCCGGCGCAGTATTTTATTCCGCTGCTTATTTCTTCGGCTACCGCCACGGTGGTTTCGAAAGCCTTGTACGCGGGCCAGCCGTTTGCGCTTATTACCCACTCGTGGGTGCTGAATACAGTGCCCTTTTACGTGGTGCTGGGGCCGCTCACGGCGCTGCTGGCCGTGTACATGATTCGCATGTACCACTGGTTCGACCACTTCTGGGAGCGCTGGCCCGGCCTGCGCTGGCAGAAGGTACTGGCCGGCGGGGCTACGCTGGGGCTGCTCATTTTCCTGTTTCCGCCACTCTACGGCGAAGGCTACAATATAGTAGAATTACTATTATCCGGCCATGCCCAGGCCATCACCGACGGGAGCCTGTTTTCGGTGTATGGCGACAATAACGTGTGGCTGCTCATCCTGCTCGTGTTTTTCTCGATGATGATGAAAGTAGTGGCCACGAGCGTAACGGTGGGCGCGGGCGGCAACGGCGGCATGTTTGGCTCGTCGCTGGTGGCCGGGGCGCTGTGCGGCTTTTTGTTTGCCCGGCTCGTTAACATGACCGGCCTGGTGGCTATTCCGGAGGTGCATTTTGTGGTGCTGGGCATGGCCGGCGTGCTGGCGGGCGTAGTGCACGCGCCCCTCACGGCCATCTTTTTGATTGCTGAAATCACGGGCGGCTACGCGCTGTTTGTGCCCCTGATGCTGGTTACCAGCTTTTCTTACCTCATTACCAAGCACTTCGAGCCTTACTCGGTGTACACCCGCAAGCTTACCCTTAAGGGCGTGGATGTGTATGCCAACCGCGACCACGACCTGCTTTCGCGCCTCGACCTGCACCGTCTGCTCGACACCGATTTTCTGGCCCTGCGCCCCAGCGCCACGCTCGGCGAGCTGGTTGATGTGTTTCGGCACGCGCACCGCAACGTGTTTCCGGTGGTAGGCCAAAACGGCAAGCTGCGTGGCATTATCAGCCTCGATATGGTGCGCGACACGCTTTTCGATGGGGCGCACTACCAAACTACCAAGCTCAGCGAGCTGATGCGCAGCCCGGCGGCTATCATCCACCCCACCGACACCGTAGAACACTGCCTCGACTTGCTGGAACGTACTGAAAGCACCGCCCTACCCGTCTGCGATGAGGAAGGCAACTATTTGGGATTCATCGTAAAAACAACCATTTTGGCCCGTTACCGCCGCGAGCTGATTGAGGAAGGACAAGCGTGA
- a CDS encoding PD-(D/E)XK nuclease family protein produces MLPSPTLVVPAPPPPASTRTFLADIAHELLASYDVDALADLVVVVPTRRAVVYLKNELALATPDGQALWAPRIAAMEDYMVERAGVQIEEPIALQLLLFDIFKNIDPDLQFDQFVGWGGLLLQDFSTLDQHLADTKSIFEYLAEAKALERWQLDPGLKTTGLDRYFGFWGQLHKVYLRFKARLKPQHLAYPGLAYRRAVQRLRAELADVKKPLPPQHVFVGLGGLSKAEETFISLLRKVKRAAIYFDGDPFYLEDDSPNRAGQALRRYWRQWDLPRDTFTYQEHLRGRPHHVRLLGVANASMQGKLAGQLLAEARRLSPNASVAVVLPDETLLLPVLHGLPPQALVPDFNVTMGLSFQSTALFNLVDLLFEVHLTGIREGEPGPDYGVPKYHHLAVTKLLAHPFLRRFQAWQDAQTDQPQYHRLLDRICSEIVRRHLVLLPATELLKLGQGHPLIGALFKTWDNCDGIIGACYTLIELLRQVYEQAHGAIEAEYLYLFYTLVRQLDSAFDCREQRLSVRSFRRFLYDQMRRTRLPFAGEPLAQVQIMGLLETRALDFDHVIILSCNENSLPAPKRQQSLFPYDVLAEYKLPTYADAEATAAYNFWRLLQRAGRVDLVHVLPGAEGVKTGERSRFLRQLEFDLAAQNPALVVEDRTVEVPAGEAAEGALLNDLVLEKDVPMLAGLRGVLERGLSPSALNEYLACSLKFYFSRLARFQENEEVEEALGADGFGTVVHDALEQLLKPFEVEKRDLTAADLPAILAKVPAEVRRQLRQEGADRQARPEDGLNHVLGQVAVRLIRKYLESLPGQPGVLPLRIAAQETPMAATVFADIPGEEAPLAVRIFGRADRIDALPDGRRRVVDYKTGLVERRELNLRGTQKPLSAADTVERLLTDSSSGADKVRQLWLYRFMLESDALNPAPPGSEAAIMSLRKIDEGLLSAPLDFITEATGEPDFLKASAGLIARLARRMLDPAEPIRKTDDLAKCEYCPYRGICAR; encoded by the coding sequence ATGCTGCCCTCTCCTACTTTAGTTGTGCCGGCCCCGCCTCCGCCGGCTTCCACCCGCACATTTCTGGCCGATATCGCCCACGAGCTGCTGGCCAGCTACGACGTCGATGCCCTGGCCGACCTCGTAGTGGTAGTGCCCACCCGCCGGGCGGTAGTGTACCTGAAGAATGAGCTGGCCCTGGCCACGCCCGACGGCCAGGCGCTGTGGGCCCCGCGCATCGCGGCCATGGAAGACTACATGGTGGAGCGCGCCGGCGTGCAGATAGAAGAGCCCATTGCCTTACAGCTCCTGCTTTTTGATATATTCAAAAACATCGACCCCGACTTGCAGTTCGACCAGTTTGTGGGCTGGGGCGGCCTGCTGCTGCAGGATTTCTCGACCCTCGACCAGCACCTGGCCGACACCAAGTCGATTTTTGAGTACCTGGCCGAGGCCAAGGCCCTGGAGCGCTGGCAGCTCGACCCCGGGCTGAAAACCACCGGGCTCGACCGTTACTTTGGCTTTTGGGGGCAGCTGCACAAAGTATATCTGCGGTTTAAGGCGCGGCTCAAGCCCCAGCACCTGGCCTACCCCGGCCTGGCCTACCGGCGGGCCGTGCAGCGCCTGCGCGCCGAGCTGGCCGATGTAAAAAAGCCGCTGCCGCCCCAGCACGTTTTCGTGGGCCTGGGCGGGCTCAGCAAGGCCGAGGAGACCTTTATCAGCCTGCTGCGCAAGGTGAAGCGGGCCGCTATCTACTTCGACGGCGACCCGTTTTACCTGGAAGACGACTCGCCCAACCGCGCCGGGCAGGCGCTACGCCGCTACTGGCGGCAGTGGGATTTGCCCCGCGATACCTTCACTTATCAGGAGCATCTGCGTGGCCGGCCTCACCACGTGCGGCTGCTGGGCGTGGCCAATGCCAGCATGCAGGGCAAGCTGGCCGGCCAGCTGCTGGCCGAAGCCCGCCGGCTGAGCCCCAATGCCAGCGTGGCCGTGGTGCTGCCCGACGAAACCCTGCTGCTGCCCGTGCTGCACGGCCTGCCGCCGCAGGCGCTGGTGCCCGACTTCAACGTGACGATGGGCCTGAGCTTCCAGAGTACGGCGCTGTTCAACCTGGTCGATTTGCTCTTTGAGGTGCACCTGACGGGCATTCGGGAAGGCGAGCCGGGGCCCGACTACGGCGTGCCCAAGTACCACCACCTGGCCGTGACCAAGCTGCTGGCACACCCGTTTTTGCGGCGCTTTCAGGCGTGGCAGGATGCCCAGACCGACCAGCCGCAGTACCACAGGCTGCTCGACCGCATTTGCAGCGAGATTGTGCGCCGGCACCTGGTGCTGCTGCCCGCCACCGAGCTGCTGAAGCTGGGCCAGGGCCACCCGCTCATCGGGGCGCTGTTCAAAACCTGGGACAACTGCGATGGCATCATCGGGGCCTGCTACACGCTCATCGAGCTGCTCAGGCAGGTGTATGAGCAGGCGCACGGGGCTATTGAGGCTGAGTACCTGTACCTGTTTTACACCTTGGTGCGGCAACTCGACTCGGCCTTCGATTGCCGCGAGCAGCGGCTGAGCGTGCGCTCGTTCCGGCGCTTTTTGTATGACCAGATGCGGCGCACGCGGCTGCCCTTTGCCGGCGAGCCGCTGGCCCAGGTGCAGATTATGGGTCTGCTCGAAACCCGGGCTCTTGATTTTGACCACGTTATCATTCTGAGCTGCAACGAGAACTCGCTACCCGCGCCCAAGCGTCAGCAGTCGCTTTTCCCCTACGACGTGCTGGCCGAGTACAAGCTGCCCACCTACGCCGACGCGGAGGCCACGGCGGCCTACAATTTCTGGCGGCTGCTGCAACGCGCCGGCCGCGTCGATTTGGTGCACGTGCTGCCGGGCGCGGAGGGTGTCAAAACCGGCGAGCGCAGCCGGTTTTTGCGGCAGCTGGAGTTCGACCTGGCGGCCCAAAACCCGGCATTGGTAGTCGAAGACCGCACGGTGGAGGTACCGGCCGGGGAGGCTGCTGAGGGCGCATTGCTGAATGACCTGGTCTTGGAGAAAGACGTGCCCATGCTGGCCGGCCTGCGCGGGGTGCTGGAGCGCGGCCTCTCGCCTTCGGCCCTCAACGAATACCTGGCCTGCTCCCTTAAGTTCTACTTCTCGCGCCTGGCGCGCTTTCAGGAAAACGAGGAAGTGGAAGAAGCCCTGGGGGCCGATGGCTTTGGCACGGTGGTGCACGATGCGCTGGAGCAGCTGCTTAAGCCCTTTGAGGTAGAAAAACGCGACCTCACCGCCGCCGACCTGCCCGCTATTCTGGCAAAAGTGCCCGCCGAGGTGCGCCGCCAGCTGCGCCAGGAGGGTGCCGACCGCCAGGCCCGCCCCGAAGACGGCCTCAACCACGTGCTGGGCCAGGTGGCGGTGCGGCTTATCCGCAAGTACCTGGAAAGCCTGCCGGGGCAGCCGGGCGTGCTGCCGCTGCGCATTGCCGCCCAGGAAACGCCCATGGCGGCCACCGTTTTTGCCGATATTCCGGGCGAGGAGGCACCGCTGGCCGTGCGCATATTTGGCCGGGCCGACCGCATCGACGCGCTGCCCGACGGCCGCCGCCGGGTGGTCGACTACAAAACCGGCCTCGTGGAGCGCCGCGAGCTAAACCTGCGCGGCACCCAAAAGCCCCTGAGCGCCGCCGATACCGTGGAGCGCCTGCTCACCGACAGCTCGTCGGGGGCCGATAAGGTGCGGCAGCTCTGGCTTTACCGCTTCATGCTCGAAAGCGATGCGCTGAACCCCGCCCCGCCCGGCTCGGAGGCCGCAATTATGTCGCTGCGCAAAATCGACGAGGGGCTGCTCAGCGCGCCGCTCGACTTTATTACCGAAGCCACCGGCGAGCCCGACTTTTTGAAAGCCAGCGCCGGGCTGATTGCCCGCCTGGCCCGGCGCATGCTGGACCCCGCTGAGCCCATTCGCAAGACCGACGACCTGGCAAAATGTGAATATTGCCCGTACCGGGGCATCTGCGCCCGGTAA
- a CDS encoding BaiN/RdsA family NAD(P)/FAD-dependent oxidoreductase: protein MAEVVIIGGGPAGLLAAQRLAERGHRVRVFEQKATVGRKFLVAGHGGFNLTNSEDAPAFAGRYGEAAAFFQKLLAHFSPADLRRWAADLGIATFVGTSGRVFPESQHKPADLLRAWLRRLAELGVALHVRHRWLGWAGDTGLRLLNEASGEEFTLVPDATVLALGGASWPQTGSDGLWVPLLEGIGVRCRPWQPANCGAEVAWSAFFKEKVGRAPLKNIALSCGNYTVRGEIMLTDYGLEGTPVYALTPALRAALATGSATLHLQLKPDLTPEELARRLARRRPGTSLAAFLSSAFHLRPPVPTLLRELAAAPDNLLAALTALPIPVAGLRPLAEAISSAGGVPLSEVDEHLMLRRRPGTYVAGEMLDWEAPTGGYLLQGCFSTGAWVASFI, encoded by the coding sequence ATGGCTGAAGTTGTGATTATCGGCGGAGGCCCGGCGGGCTTGCTGGCCGCCCAGCGCCTGGCCGAGCGCGGCCACCGGGTGCGCGTATTTGAGCAAAAAGCTACCGTGGGGCGCAAGTTTCTGGTGGCCGGGCACGGCGGCTTCAACCTCACCAACAGCGAAGACGCGCCGGCCTTTGCCGGCCGCTACGGCGAGGCGGCAGCATTTTTTCAGAAGCTGCTAGCGCACTTCTCGCCGGCCGACCTGCGGCGCTGGGCCGCCGACCTGGGCATTGCCACCTTTGTGGGCACGAGCGGGCGGGTTTTTCCCGAAAGTCAGCACAAGCCCGCCGACCTGCTCCGCGCCTGGCTGCGCCGCCTGGCCGAGCTGGGGGTAGCGCTGCACGTGCGCCACCGCTGGCTGGGCTGGGCGGGCGACACCGGGCTGCGGCTCCTGAACGAGGCCTCGGGCGAAGAATTTACGCTGGTCCCCGACGCTACCGTACTGGCGCTGGGCGGCGCGAGCTGGCCCCAGACCGGCTCCGACGGCCTCTGGGTGCCGCTGCTCGAAGGCATCGGGGTGCGCTGCCGCCCCTGGCAGCCCGCCAACTGCGGGGCCGAGGTGGCCTGGTCGGCTTTTTTTAAGGAGAAAGTGGGCCGCGCCCCCCTCAAAAACATCGCCCTGAGCTGCGGCAATTATACCGTGCGCGGCGAGATAATGCTCACCGACTATGGCTTGGAAGGTACGCCGGTGTATGCGCTTACGCCGGCCCTGCGCGCGGCCCTGGCCACGGGCAGCGCCACGCTGCACCTCCAGCTAAAGCCCGATTTAACGCCGGAAGAGTTGGCCCGGCGGCTGGCCCGCCGGCGGCCCGGCACCTCGCTGGCCGCCTTTCTGAGCAGCGCCTTTCACCTCAGGCCGCCGGTGCCTACACTGCTGCGCGAGCTGGCTGCCGCACCCGATAACCTGCTGGCTGCCCTTACGGCCCTGCCGATTCCGGTGGCGGGCCTGCGCCCGCTGGCCGAAGCTATTTCCTCGGCGGGCGGCGTGCCGCTTTCCGAAGTAGATGAGCACCTGATGCTGCGCCGCCGCCCCGGCACCTACGTAGCGGGCGAAATGCTCGACTGGGAAGCGCCAACCGGCGGCTACCTGCTGCAAGGCTGCTTCAGCACCGGCGCATGGGTAGCTTCTTTCATTTAA